A genomic window from Sparus aurata chromosome 4, fSpaAur1.1, whole genome shotgun sequence includes:
- the myom2b gene encoding myomesin-2 isoform X2, which produces MLDKYVREEPMIRGPKFLARLRSHTVYENTPVKLICTVDGFPQPIVKWYKDDVILNVSSGKYMVESKGGIHSLEIPRCTTDDTAQYIAVAGNSHGQVSCQASIVVKRFKQEDESCPYAWLPYTAAMLPKIHYTKINITFLEKFGPVFASEGGSASLTATMTLEPNLANLQPEAQWYRDDERLFDSKWVKIDTGRGVTTLTIPTLFKDDEGLYTLRMVTKGGTAEHSAFVSVADGPPPVPKAPGAPMDIKIHDANRDYVIVSWKPPNTTTEGPILGYFVDKCEVGTENWAQCNDHPIKICKYPVSGLFEGHSYYFRVRAVNSHGISKPCRMSDPIAALDPTEFEKLHAKKLGGKLDVVSYHDEVEAEGKPPGAPSGISVSEIDRTYVVLSWKAPAYSSKAPMWYFIEKCLESGAWQRVNTQVPIRSPRYAVFDLAEGKQYQFRVLSANIYGNSEPSEPSATIETLQLKGVPSAPGQVIATRESDTSVLIQWAPPKEPNNLIGYYIDQCVKGSMDWESANHKPRKNTKFVVSGLTKGETYVFRVQAINEIGLSDESQESSPLTVKAALTHPSAPYDIGVLSCDGHSMVLNWKKPLHSGGSKIKEYYVDKRRSGTTMWREIHIPPVTERLYKVEGLTEGAVYQFHVYAANLAGLGPASKHSADFTCEAWTMPEPGPAYDLTFTEVRDDSVVVEWQKPVYPGSGPITGYHVEYAKKGTSEWTTANQTAVSHRFHKVTNLEVGTSYLFRVRAVNAAGVGMASMASDPVTAKAVAGSQEVSCVVDEKSGDIVMSFESCQISEGSQFIWKKDYKEITDFSKGVVIKTEGSTSKMIFTNADKEDFGTYSVSVTNTEGVSSSHTITAEELAKMLALSYEIRHPIIPLKSELAYKILERGRMRFWLQAEEISSKVTYKFFANNKELSGADPNKMGHDVSTGIIEFIMDHFTEENEGTFTCQITDGGGKAQSSLVLIGDAFKAALAEADFQRREYIRVKEGPHFSEFLTLQVGDDCSVTLVCKVANLKKESVFHWFKEDTEIIPDVKPDLGSGVCKLPIKLFSLKTAGLYKATISDDRGKDMSQIDISGKVFEDAINKISQLAGASAAELVISCTATGIQLQCHMKYYTSEMNITWYHGETKLSHGEKTVIGGTPAMATMEVIEPSDKDKGKYSIFITDPENSHKRTLDLSGDVYEKAFTEFQKLKAEAYAEKNRGKVVGGLPDVVTIMEKKTLSLTCTVRGDPKPQVSWLKNGADVEPDDQYVVSLDQGKFASLTIKGVSMEDSGRYTMIVQNKYGGESVDIVVSVYRHGEKIPEAKPTLTPKTIIPPKLPIEIPQPKTQPAPAPAPAPSPAPPKAAPGRGMKSPTPTRRK; this is translated from the exons ATCCATTACACCAAAATCAACATCACTTTCCTGGAGAAGTTTGGGCCGGTGTTTGCTTCAGAGGGAGGATCTGCCAGTCTGACTGCTACCATGACCCTGGAACCCAACCTGGCCAACCTGCAGCCTGAGGCACAGTGGTACAGAGATG ACGAGCGTCTGTTCGACTCTAAATGGGTGAAGATCGACACGGGCAGAGGAGTCACCACCTTGACTATCCCCACCCTCTTCAAAGACGATGAAGGCCTCTACACACTACGCATGGTCACTAAAGGAGGCACCGCAGAACACAGTGCTTTTGTCTCTGTCGCAG ATGGTCCTCCCCCAGTCCCCAAGGCACCCGGAGCTCCTATGGACATCAAGATCCACGATGCCAATAGAGATTATGTCATTGTGTCATGGAAGCCCCCAAATACCACCACAGAGGGACCAATCCTGGGATACTTTGTGGACAA ATGTGAGGTTGGAACTGAAAACTGGGCCCAATGCAATGATCACCCCATTAAAATTTGTAAATACCCAGTGTCTGGGCTGTTCGAAGGACACTCCTACTACTTCAGAGTCAGAGCAGTCAACTCGCACGGAATCAGCAAACCATGCCGCATGTCTGATCCCATCGCCGCGCTGGACCCCACTGAGTTTGAGAAGCTCCACG CCAAAAAACTTGGAGGAAAACTAGACGTTGTGTCTTACCATGATGAAGTGGAAG CTGAGGGAAAGCCTCCAGGTGCTCCATCAGGAATCAGTGTCTCAGAAATAGACAGGACATATGTTGTTCTGAGCTGGAAAGCCCCAGCATATTCCAGCAAGGCTCCCATGTGGTACTTCATAGAAAAG tGCCTGGAAAGTGGTGCGTGGCAGCGTGTTAACACTCAGGTCCCCATTCGCTCTCCCCGTTATGCTGTCTTCGACCTGGCAGAGGGCAAACAATATCAGTTCAGAGTTTTGTCTGCCAACATCTACGGAAACagtgagccatcagagccaagTGCAACTATTGAGACCCTGCAGCTCAAAG GTGTGCCATCTGCACCCGGTCAGGTGATTGCCACCAGGGAATCAGACACCTCTGTACTCATCCAGTGGGCTCCACCAAAAGAACCAAACAATCTGATTGGCTACTACATTGATCAGTGTGTGAAGGGGTCCATGGACTGGGAATCTGCCAATCACAAACCCCGCAAGAACACCAA GTTTGTGGTTAGCGGTCTGACCAAAGGAGAAACCTACGTGTTCCGTGTCCAGGCTATCAATGAGATAGGTCTTAGCGATGAATCCCAGGAGTCCTCCCCTCTGACTGTAAAGGCTGCCCTCA CTCACCCCTCTGCTCCTTACGACATCGGGGTGCTGAGCTGTGACGGACATTCAATGGTTCTGAACTGGAAGAAACCTCTTCATTCGGGAGGATCAAAGATCAAGGAGTACTATGTGGACAAAAGACGCAGCGGAACAACCATGTGGAGGGAGATTCACATCCCACCAGTCACTGAAAGACTTTATAAG GTGGAGGGCTTGACAGAGGGAGCAGTCTATCAGTTCCATGTGTATGCAGCCAACCTAGCTGGCCTCGGACCAGCTTCCAAACATTCAGCTGACTTCACCTGTGAGGCCTGGACCATGCCGGAGCCTG GCCCTGCTTATGACCTGACCTTCACTGAAGTGAGAGATGACTCAGTGGTGGTTGAGTGGCAGAAGCCTGTCTACCCTGGTTCTGGACCAATCACAGGCTATCATGTTGAGTACGCTAAGAAGGGCACTTCTGAGTGGACCACGGCCAATcaaacagctgtcagtcaccgTTTCCACAAG GTAACGAATCTGGAGGTGGGCACCAGCTACTTGTTCAGAGTGCGTGCGGTCAACGCTGCAGGAGTGGGTATGGCCTCGATGGCCTCTGACCCCGTGACTGCCAAGGCTGTGGCAG GTTCTCAGGAGGTGTCCTGTGTCGTGGATGAGAAGTCAGGCGACATTGTCATGTCATTCGAGTCCTGCCAAATAAGCGAGGGCTCTCAGTTCATCTGGAAGAAAGACTATAAAGAAATCACAGATTTCTCCAAAGGCGTTGTGATTAAGACTGAAGGCAGCAC TTCTAAGATGATCTTTACGAATGCAGACAAAGAAGACTTTGGGACGTACTCTGTTTCTGTCACCAACACAGAGGGAGTCTCATCCAGCCATACAATCACTGCTGAAG AGTTGGCAAAGATGCTGGCGCTCAGCTACGAAATCAGACACCCAA TCATCCCACTGAAGTCAGAGTTGGCCTATAAGATTTTGGAGAGAGGCAGAATGAGGTTCTGGCTGCAGGCTGAGGAGATTTCCTCCAAAGTCACCTACAAATTCTTTGCCAACAACAAGGAACTGTCTGGAGCTGAT CCCAACAAGATGGGTCATGACGTCTCTACAGGTATCATCGAGTTCATTATGGACCATTTCACCGAGGAGAATGAGGGCACATTTACCTGCCAGATCACAGATGGAGGCGGCAAAGCACAGAGCTCCCTGGTTCTGATTGGAGATG CTTTCAAGGCAGCACTGGCTGAGGCCGACTTCCAGAGGAGGGAGTACATCAGAGTCAAGGAGG GTCCCCATTTCAGCGAGTTCCTGACACTTCAGGTTGGAGACGACTGCTCTGTCACTTTGGTCTGCAAG gtTGCTAATTTAAAGAAGGAGTCAGTGTTCCACTGGTTTAAAGAAGACACAGAGATCATCCCTGATGTGAAGCCTGACCTGGGATCTGGAGTCTGTAAACTACCAATCAAACTG TTTTCACTGAAGACAGCAGGACTTTATAAGGCCACCATCAGTGACGACAGAGGAAAAGATATGAGCCAAATTGACATCTCTGGAAAAG TCTTTGAGGATGCCATCAACAAGATCAGCCAACTGGCTG GAGCCAGCGCAGCAGAGCTGGTGATCAGCTGCACGGCGACAGGCATTCAGCTGCAGTGTCACATGAAGTATTACACCTCCGAGATGAACATCACCTGGTATCACGG TGAGACTAAACTGTCCCACGGTGAGAAGACTGTGATTGGAGGAACCCCAGCAATGGCAACAATGGAG GTGATTGAGCCGTCAGACAAGGATAAAGGAAAGTACTCCATCTTCATCACCGACCCTGAAAACTCACACAAGCGCACACTGGACCTCAGTGGTGATG tGTATGAGAAGGCCTTCACTGAGTTCCAGAAACTTAA gGCTGAAGCCTACGCTGAGAAGA ACCGGGGTAAGGTGGTGGGAGGACTCCCTGACGTGGTCACCATTATGGAGAAGAAG ACCCTCAGTTTAACATGTACAGTGCGTGGAGACCCCAAGCCTCAGGTCTCCTGGTTGAAGAATGGAGCAGATGTGGAGCCTGACGATCAG TATGTGGTCTCCCTGGACCAGGGCAAGTTTGCCAGTCTGACGATCAAAGGTGTTTCCATGGAGGATTCTGGCAGATATACCATGATTGTCCAGAACAAATACGGAGGGGAGTCTGTGGATATAGTG GTCAGCGTGTACCGTCACGGAGAGAAAATCCCTGAAGCAAAACCAACTCTGACCCCTAAAACAATCATCCCTCCCAAGCTCCCCATTGAGATCCCTCAGCCCAAGACCcagcctgctcctgctcctgcccCCGCTCCGAGCCCCGCCCCTCCCAAGGCAGCTCCAGGAAGAGGGATGAAGAGCCCCACTCCCACCAGGAGGAAGTAG